The following proteins come from a genomic window of Terribacillus aidingensis:
- a CDS encoding 6-phospho-beta-glucosidase has product MSVFPEGFLWGGAVAANQVEGAYREGGKGLTTVDLLPIGADRFSIMQGNIETLEPVVGAYYPSHEAIDFYHSYKEDIALFAEMGFKALRVSIAWARIFPQGDEEQPNEEGLQFYDNLFDELRKHKIEPVVTMAHFDVPVHLVQKYGSWRNRALVSFFENYAKTIFTRYKRKVKYWMTFNEINMLLHLPFVGAGLVFREGDDRKQIQYQAAHHQLVASALAVKLCHEIIPEAKIGCMLAAGTTYPYSANPADYLDAMDRDRDSFFFIDVQARGAYPGYAKRFFKDNNIHIQMEPEDEAILRHTVDYIGFSYYASRTTSTDPEVLGKTTAGNVFGSVENPYLPKSEWGWTIDPTGFRITANQLYDRYQKPLFVVENGLGAIDTVNEEGQVEDSYRIDYLQKHLEQLGEAIEDGVEILGYTSWGPIDLVSASTGEMKKRYGYIYVDKDNDGNGSLKRIKKKSFYWYKKVIETNGGKLSD; this is encoded by the coding sequence ATGAGTGTATTTCCTGAAGGTTTTTTATGGGGTGGCGCCGTAGCTGCCAATCAAGTAGAAGGTGCTTATCGTGAAGGCGGTAAAGGGTTGACGACAGTCGATTTGCTGCCGATAGGAGCAGATAGATTTTCAATCATGCAAGGTAATATTGAAACACTGGAACCAGTTGTTGGTGCGTACTATCCTTCGCATGAGGCGATTGATTTCTATCATAGCTACAAAGAGGATATCGCATTGTTTGCGGAGATGGGGTTCAAGGCGTTACGAGTTTCGATTGCTTGGGCACGCATCTTCCCGCAGGGGGATGAAGAACAGCCAAATGAAGAAGGGCTGCAATTCTATGATAATCTGTTTGATGAGTTACGGAAGCATAAGATCGAGCCAGTTGTAACGATGGCGCATTTTGATGTTCCAGTCCATCTTGTACAGAAATACGGAAGCTGGCGGAACCGGGCGCTCGTATCTTTCTTTGAAAACTACGCTAAAACTATCTTTACAAGATATAAACGTAAAGTAAAGTACTGGATGACTTTCAATGAAATTAATATGCTTCTGCATCTGCCGTTTGTAGGAGCAGGTCTTGTCTTTCGGGAAGGTGATGACAGAAAGCAAATTCAATATCAGGCAGCTCACCATCAGTTGGTTGCCAGCGCGTTAGCAGTGAAGCTCTGCCATGAAATCATACCTGAAGCAAAAATCGGCTGTATGCTGGCGGCGGGTACAACTTACCCGTACTCGGCAAATCCAGCTGATTATCTGGATGCAATGGATCGAGACAGAGATTCCTTCTTCTTTATTGATGTTCAGGCTCGTGGGGCTTACCCGGGATATGCGAAGCGCTTTTTCAAGGACAATAACATCCATATTCAGATGGAACCAGAAGATGAAGCTATCCTCCGTCATACTGTCGACTATATCGGGTTCAGTTATTATGCCAGCCGCACGACTAGTACGGATCCGGAAGTACTCGGCAAAACGACAGCAGGAAATGTATTCGGTTCTGTGGAAAATCCATATTTGCCGAAATCGGAGTGGGGATGGACAATAGACCCTACAGGTTTCCGAATTACTGCGAATCAGCTTTATGATCGATATCAGAAACCGTTGTTTGTCGTAGAGAATGGACTGGGCGCGATTGATACAGTCAATGAAGAAGGTCAAGTAGAGGACTCGTATCGTATTGACTATCTGCAAAAACACCTGGAACAATTGGGTGAAGCAATTGAAGATGGAGTCGAAATCCTTGGTTATACCAGCTGGGGACCGATCGATCTTGTCAGCGCCAGTACAGGGGAAATGAAAAAGCGATATGGCTATATCTATGTTGATAAGGACAACGATGGGAATGGCTCTCTTAAACGGATAAAAAAGAAAAGCTTCTATTGGTATAAGAAGGTCATTGAAACGAATGGCGGTAAATTGAGCGATTAA